A part of Desulfobacter sp. genomic DNA contains:
- a CDS encoding MotA/TolQ/ExbB proton channel family protein encodes MDIASVIGVVSGLGFVLGTILLGGSIMMFVNIPSILIVVGGTVAAVMIGFPMADVLGMIKSGLKVFIFKIEKPEDIIANLVEISNKARKGGLLSIESDIQSTEDPYLAQALQMTVDGVKTADIAQIMQKQMELTKKGLDTGANVFSAMGSYAPAFGMIGTLIGLVQMLANLDDPSSIGPKMAVAMITTFYGAVMANLFFIPMSDKLTGRAEEEIINMNIIFEGILSIREGEHPKLMEDKLKVYLSDSKEEKK; translated from the coding sequence ATGGATATTGCGTCGGTAATCGGTGTTGTTTCCGGATTGGGCTTTGTACTGGGAACCATTCTTCTGGGCGGCAGTATTATGATGTTCGTGAACATTCCGTCCATTCTCATTGTTGTAGGCGGGACCGTGGCCGCGGTCATGATCGGGTTTCCCATGGCCGATGTGCTGGGAATGATCAAATCCGGGTTGAAAGTGTTCATATTCAAGATCGAAAAACCTGAAGATATCATTGCCAACCTGGTTGAAATTTCCAATAAAGCCAGGAAGGGGGGGCTTCTTTCCATTGAAAGCGATATCCAGAGCACTGAGGACCCCTACCTGGCCCAGGCGCTTCAGATGACCGTGGACGGGGTGAAGACCGCCGACATCGCCCAGATCATGCAAAAACAGATGGAGCTGACCAAAAAGGGCCTGGATACCGGTGCCAATGTTTTTTCTGCCATGGGGTCCTACGCCCCTGCATTCGGAATGATCGGTACCCTTATCGGCCTGGTCCAGATGCTGGCCAACCTGGATGATCCCTCATCCATCGGCCCCAAAATGGCCGTTGCCATGATTACCACCTTTTACGGGGCGGTCATGGCCAACCTCTTTTTTATTCCCATGAGCGATAAGCTCACCGGCCGGGCCGAAGAAGAGATCATCAATATGAATATTATTTTCGAAGGTATCCTGTCCATCAGAGAGGGGGAGCACCCCAAACTCATGGAAGACAAGCTCAAAGTGTACCTGTCGGATTCCAAGGAAGAAAAGAAATAA
- a CDS encoding flagellar motor protein MotB, translated as MPEDTGAEHEEEMTLASPAPPEKKEDGGGAPEWMATFADLVTLLMCFFVLLFAMSTTQQETYKELVKSLRSALGAQAVPESGTREGLTMHAVPSEEPSESQAIDELGGMIEKEMEDIVSEVRELVLFNNLGGEVSVTKSEDGVVSTMSDLLLFDEGGTTLAPKGLDILEKVAAVLSKLAYHVKIKGHTDSEPISSAHYPSNWELSSARASTVARLLVANGVSPFYISAEGYAQYHPVATNDTAAGRARNRRVEIVYERDSIARQFADMPTNK; from the coding sequence ATGCCTGAAGATACCGGCGCAGAACATGAAGAGGAGATGACGCTTGCCTCTCCGGCTCCCCCGGAGAAAAAAGAGGACGGCGGCGGCGCTCCGGAATGGATGGCCACTTTTGCGGACCTGGTCACCCTGTTGATGTGCTTTTTTGTGCTCCTGTTCGCCATGAGCACCACCCAGCAGGAAACCTACAAGGAGCTGGTGAAATCCTTGAGAAGCGCATTGGGGGCCCAGGCCGTCCCGGAATCCGGCACCCGGGAGGGGCTGACCATGCATGCCGTCCCTTCCGAGGAACCCTCGGAGAGCCAGGCCATTGACGAACTGGGGGGGATGATCGAAAAAGAGATGGAAGATATCGTTTCCGAGGTCAGGGAACTGGTATTGTTCAACAATCTCGGAGGAGAGGTCAGCGTTACCAAGAGCGAGGACGGGGTGGTGAGCACCATGTCCGACCTGCTTCTTTTTGACGAGGGGGGCACCACGCTTGCTCCCAAAGGGCTGGATATCCTGGAAAAGGTGGCGGCTGTGCTGTCGAAACTGGCCTACCATGTCAAGATCAAGGGCCACACAGACAGTGAGCCCATTTCCTCGGCCCACTATCCTTCCAACTGGGAGCTGTCCAGTGCCAGGGCCTCTACAGTGGCGCGCCTCCTGGTGGCAAACGGGGTATCCCCCTTTTATATTTCAGCAGAAGGGTATGCCCAGTACCATCCCGTGGCCACCAACGATACGGCGGCCGGCCGGGCGAGAAACCGCCGGGTGGAGATCGTCTATGAACGGGATTCCATTGCCCGCCAGTTTGCCGATATGCCAACCAATAAATAA
- the dnaX gene encoding DNA polymerase III subunit gamma/tau codes for MSYQVLALKYRPQTFEQVVGQAHVTTTLTNAIAADRVAHAILLTGPRGTGKTTIARILAKAMTCTEGPTPSPCNRCKICKDIINGHCADVFEIDGASNNSVEQIRDLRENVTYMPASARFKIYIIDEVHMLSTAAFNALLKTLEEPPEHVLFIFATTEVHKIPATILSRCQRHDLARIPLEEISGHLAFLCREEGFEVEQESLDMVALEADGSIRDSLSLLDRILSASPDKTIRHEVVAENLGVSDRQLMFDLASAVFSKDGAALISLVQRVNDSGMDLKKFYSDIIAHFRNLNIIKICGKDTPSLNLIDAERNRLADAVAAQSATYTGMLLQRLLDDENLVRYASHTQTALEMVLLKLIQISPGADLDKIISKLDLLARQISEQPAAPTPSQAVSPAPQAMPAPQAMPTPQAPQAPAPPHGYQGPPPDTMPPEPLPAELPAMPPVMNDQPAPPNRTASPGPVPVQPPGPAEMQEPQGPVTWPGFLNILQSKLPSMFALLSRADVDTSAQDHVSASLCLRTDFEKKRMENKEKELQALSMQFMKKPIKLKITADTTERPQGPSQSKIAEDKAKQAAARHPMVQEARRLFNGEIL; via the coding sequence ATGTCTTACCAAGTTTTAGCCTTAAAATACCGGCCCCAGACCTTTGAGCAGGTTGTGGGACAGGCCCATGTAACCACCACCCTGACCAATGCCATTGCAGCGGACCGGGTGGCCCATGCCATCCTGCTCACCGGCCCCAGAGGCACCGGGAAAACCACCATTGCCAGAATTTTGGCAAAGGCCATGACATGCACCGAGGGGCCGACCCCCTCCCCCTGCAACCGGTGCAAAATCTGCAAGGACATCATCAACGGGCATTGCGCCGATGTATTTGAGATTGACGGCGCCTCCAACAACAGTGTGGAACAGATCCGGGACCTACGGGAAAATGTAACCTACATGCCGGCATCGGCCAGGTTTAAAATCTATATCATCGACGAAGTCCACATGCTGTCCACGGCGGCGTTCAACGCCCTGCTCAAAACCCTTGAAGAACCGCCGGAACACGTACTTTTCATATTTGCCACCACAGAGGTCCACAAAATTCCGGCCACCATCCTCTCCCGGTGCCAGCGCCATGACCTGGCCCGGATTCCCCTGGAAGAAATTTCCGGCCACCTGGCATTTTTATGCCGGGAAGAAGGATTTGAGGTGGAACAAGAAAGCCTGGATATGGTGGCCCTGGAGGCTGACGGATCCATCCGGGATTCCTTGAGCCTGCTGGACCGGATACTTTCCGCCAGCCCGGATAAAACCATCCGCCATGAGGTGGTGGCCGAAAACCTGGGCGTCTCCGACCGCCAACTCATGTTCGACCTGGCATCGGCCGTATTCAGTAAAGACGGAGCAGCCCTGATCAGCCTTGTCCAGCGGGTGAACGATTCCGGAATGGACCTGAAAAAATTCTATTCAGATATCATCGCCCATTTCAGGAACCTGAACATCATCAAAATCTGCGGCAAGGATACCCCCAGTTTGAATCTCATTGACGCGGAAAGAAACCGCCTTGCAGATGCCGTGGCGGCCCAATCGGCCACCTACACCGGCATGCTGCTCCAGCGGCTTCTGGATGACGAGAATCTGGTAAGGTATGCCTCCCATACCCAGACCGCCCTTGAGATGGTATTGCTCAAACTCATTCAGATCAGCCCGGGAGCCGATCTGGATAAAATCATCAGCAAGCTTGATCTCCTGGCCAGACAAATCAGCGAACAGCCGGCAGCCCCTACCCCTTCACAGGCGGTTTCACCCGCTCCCCAGGCAATGCCGGCACCACAGGCTATGCCGACACCGCAGGCTCCCCAGGCGCCGGCGCCTCCCCACGGCTACCAGGGCCCGCCGCCGGATACCATGCCGCCGGAACCGCTGCCTGCAGAGCTTCCCGCCATGCCGCCGGTGATGAACGATCAGCCGGCACCGCCGAACCGGACGGCCTCCCCCGGCCCCGTACCCGTCCAGCCCCCTGGCCCCGCGGAAATGCAAGAACCGCAGGGACCGGTTACCTGGCCCGGCTTTCTCAATATACTGCAGAGCAAACTCCCATCCATGTTTGCCCTGCTGTCCCGGGCCGATGTGGACACCTCGGCCCAAGATCATGTCAGCGCCAGCTTATGCCTGCGTACTGACTTTGAAAAAAAGAGGATGGAAAATAAAGAAAAGGAATTGCAGGCCCTGAGCATGCAGTTCATGAAAAAACCAATAAAACTCAAAATCACTGCCGACACGACAGAGCGGCCCCAGGGACCTTCACAAAGCAAAATTGCCGAAGACAAGGCCAAACAGGCTGCGGCCCGCCACCCCATGGTCCAGGAGGCCCGGCGGCTGTTTAACGGAGAGATACTATAA
- the recR gene encoding recombination protein RecR produces the protein MNHYPEAIVKLINSFSTLPGIGKKTAERLALHILHAPDHQAAALAGDILELKSSVKLCKNCFAFSDKDRCRICSDPTRDPSLICVVENPTDMAAIENSGSFKGHYHILGGALSPIDGIGPEDIRLAELFTRAEPGRITEIILATKTNVEGEATAAYIQDRLKSSGISITRIASGVPMGGDLQYVDPLTMQKAMEKRYGF, from the coding sequence GTGAACCACTACCCGGAAGCCATTGTAAAGCTGATCAATTCCTTTTCCACCCTGCCCGGAATCGGAAAAAAAACAGCTGAGCGCCTGGCCCTGCATATCCTCCATGCGCCGGACCACCAGGCCGCCGCCCTGGCAGGTGATATCCTCGAACTCAAATCCAGCGTCAAGCTATGCAAAAACTGCTTTGCATTCAGCGACAAGGACCGCTGCCGCATCTGCTCGGACCCCACAAGGGATCCGTCGCTGATCTGCGTGGTTGAAAATCCCACCGATATGGCGGCCATAGAGAATTCCGGGTCATTTAAAGGGCATTATCACATTCTGGGCGGAGCCCTGTCCCCCATAGACGGCATTGGCCCCGAAGACATCCGCCTTGCGGAATTGTTCACCCGGGCCGAGCCCGGCCGGATTACGGAAATCATCCTAGCCACCAAAACCAACGTGGAAGGCGAGGCCACGGCCGCATACATCCAGGACAGGCTCAAATCGTCCGGCATCAGCATCACCCGGATTGCATCCGGTGTACCCATGGGCGGGGACCTGCAGTACGTGGATCCCCTGACCATGCAAAAAGCAATGGAAAAACGGTATGGATTCTAA
- a CDS encoding YbaB/EbfC family nucleoid-associated protein: MKNMNTMMKQAQKLQKKMLKTQEELAKKTVEATAGGGMVKVIANGGQKIESIVLEKEVVDPEDVEMLQDLVLAAVNDALNKSQEMVSSEMGKLTGGFNIPGL, encoded by the coding sequence ATGAAAAATATGAACACCATGATGAAACAGGCCCAGAAACTGCAGAAGAAAATGCTCAAGACCCAGGAAGAGCTGGCCAAAAAAACCGTTGAGGCCACTGCTGGCGGCGGCATGGTAAAGGTCATCGCCAACGGCGGCCAGAAAATCGAATCCATTGTCCTGGAAAAGGAAGTCGTGGACCCCGAAGATGTCGAAATGCTCCAGGACCTGGTACTGGCTGCCGTTAACGACGCCCTGAACAAATCCCAGGAAATGGTTTCCTCAGAAATGGGCAAGCTCACCGGCGGGTTCAACATTCCCGGGCTGTAA
- a CDS encoding YkgJ family cysteine cluster protein — MDSNIGSGGLTAQDIFDCKQCGECCRGFGGTYVTAEDIDKICAFIQADPATFVQKYCDMSGSRPVLTLGENGCCIFFDPEKQCTIHPVKPYMCKAWPYIKTIITHPENWDIMANSCPGMKKGIPHSELQRIVAGEKEKLDQNFNR; from the coding sequence ATGGATTCTAATATTGGCAGCGGCGGGTTAACCGCCCAGGACATCTTTGACTGCAAGCAATGCGGCGAATGCTGCAGGGGATTCGGCGGCACCTACGTCACTGCCGAAGACATTGATAAAATCTGCGCCTTCATCCAGGCCGACCCGGCCACCTTTGTGCAGAAATACTGTGACATGTCCGGTTCAAGGCCGGTGCTCACCCTGGGAGAAAACGGCTGCTGCATCTTTTTCGATCCTGAAAAACAATGCACCATCCACCCGGTGAAACCTTACATGTGCAAGGCATGGCCCTATATCAAAACCATTATCACCCACCCCGAAAACTGGGACATTATGGCCAACTCCTGCCCGGGCATGAAAAAAGGAATTCCCCACAGCGAGCTTCAGCGTATTGTGGCCGGGGAAAAGGAAAAACTGGACCAAAATTTCAATAGGTAA